A window of the Hordeum vulgare subsp. vulgare chromosome 5H, MorexV3_pseudomolecules_assembly, whole genome shotgun sequence genome harbors these coding sequences:
- the LOC123399058 gene encoding transcription factor bHLH49-like, whose product MDMNESNEKGMEGNGSSGPGSGIPVEWQSQFGGGSGGFSAHHHHHQQQHPHMMDSFASGMWPSASQNGAGFLAPVPGFLPPPGLGGHFPVDSGFIERAARSSCFVGPGAGGGMIGAGAFGGAGDQHMGSAFGEGYLDHRRKDGGDKAEPELAGSGGVPSSEAAGGDCSSKGSDSKKRRRPSEVMGGDQVQSSNVAADSANESVQSKDKGEESSPATGTTTGGRSKGKGAKEGSEKEDYIHVRARRGQATNSHSLAERLRREKISERMKLLQDLVPGCSKVTGKAVMLDEIINYVQSLQRQVEFLSMKLATVNPRLDLNIEGLLSKDLLRFPGVSSSSMGFSPEMMHPQLQLSQPGLMQGGAAAMANSDVFRRIMQAQLGAKDGSHSQMAHALNGPFSEHVAQMAYPSMGSSHSQDLSMRPSQDAYQM is encoded by the exons ATGGACATGAACGAGAGCAACGAGAAAGGGATGGAGGGCAATGGTTCCTCTGGCCCCGGCAGCGGCATCCCCGTGGAGTGGCAGAGCCAattcggcggcggcagcggcggcttctcggcccaccaccatcaccaccagcagcagcatcCCCACATGATGGACTCCTTCGCGTCCGGCATGTGGCCATCGGCCTCACAGAACGGGGCGGGGTTCCTGGCGCCCGTGCCCGGGTTCCTCCCGCCGCCTGGCCTCGGGGGCCATTTCCCTGTGGACTCGGGCTTCATCGAGCGCGCCGCGCGATCGTCGTGCTTCGTCGGCCCCGGTGCCGGCGGCGGGATGATAGGCGCTGGGGCTTTCGGTGGGGCGGGCGATCAGCACATGGGCAGCGCTTTCGGGGAGGGGTACTTGGATCATCGGAGGAAGGACGGCGGCGACAAGGCCGAGCCGGAGCTCGCCGGGAGCGGCGGGGTGCCGAGCTCGGAGGCAGCCGGCGGAGACTGCTCGTCCAAAGGGTCGGactccaagaagaggaggaggcccAGCGAG GTGATGGGAGGCGATCAGGTTCAGTCCTCCAACGTGGCCGCTGATTCGGCGAACGAGAGCGTCCAGAGCAAAGATAAAGGCGAGGAGAGCAGCCCGGCGACGGGGACGACGACCGGCGGCAGGTCCAAGGGGAAGGGGGCCAAGGAGGGCTCCGAGAAGGAAGACTACATCCATGTCCGAGCCCGGCGCGGGCAGGCAACCAACAGCCACAGCCTCGCTGAAAGG CTGAGAAGGGAGAAGATCAGTGAGAGGATGAAGCTTCTGCAGGACCTTGTTCCCGGCTGCAGCAAG GTCACCGGGAAGGCGGTGATGCTCGACGAGATCATCAACTATGTTCAGTCCCTTCAGAGACAAGTTGAG TTCTTATCGATGAAGCTCGCGACAGTCAACCCGAGGCTTGACCTCAACATAGAGGGGCTTCTCTCAAAAGAT CTTCTTCGCTTCCCTGGGGTGTCTTCGTCCTCGATGGGATTCTCCCCGGAGATGATGCACCCGCAGCTGCAGCTGTCGCAGCCAGGGCTGATGcagggaggcgccgccgccatggctaACTCGGACGTGTTCAGAAGAATCATGCAAGCGCAACTAGGAGCAAAAGATGGATCCCATTCCCAG ATGGCCCACGCATTGAATGGCCCGTTCAGCGAGCACGTTGCGCAGATGGCGTACCCGTCCATGGGCTCCTCACACTCGCAGGACCTCAGCATGAGGCCGTCCCAGGACGCCTACCAAATGTGA
- the LOC123399057 gene encoding pentatricopeptide repeat-containing protein At5g48910-like: MPPPTVPFFLTSTTLATAAKPQRQQPPAQPQPQSCGAQTPADSLAASYTARMRLNPHLALRLFDHLLRSGADPDPIAYALALARCARERAYPAAAQLHGHAAKRGAASHRRVRNGLIHAYSVCGMLFDARKVFDHGPEVDMIAWNCLLRGYAQGRDTGALREFFAQMPARDSVSWNTVIAWCVANGEHEEAVAVFREMLASNECQPDRVTLVSVISAIAYLGALAQGLWAHAYVCRKEIEVDEKLSSALINMYSKCGFIEGAVYVFENSCALRSVDTWNAMLAGFTASGCSERALELFTRMESSGFVPNKITFNTLLNACSHGGFVEEGIGYFERMTNSSSIEPDIAHYGCMVDLFCRAGLFEKAEEMIQMMPMEPDAAVWKALVGACRTYSNFELGKKAGHRLIEAAPNDHAGYVLLSNIYALDGNWKGVYKVRKLMLNCGVQKVPGSSSIELDGVIHEFISGDKSHSRKRDVYEMLSEICQQLKVAGYAPDTSQVLLDIDDEDVKESSLALHSERLALAFGLISTAPGTPIRIVKNLRVCGDCHNAIKLLSKIYGRCIMVRDANRFHRFREGSCSCGDYW; this comes from the coding sequence ATGCCTCCTCCCACCGTCCCCTTCTTCCTCACCTCCACCACGCTCGCCACCGCCGCGAAACCGCAACGGCAGCAGCCACCGGCGCAACCGCAACCGCAGTCATGCGGCGCCCAAACCCCAGCCGATTCCCTCGCCGCGTCGTACACCGCGCGCATGCGTCTCAACCCCCACCTTGCGCTTCGCCTGTTCGACCACCTGCTCCGCTCCGGCGCCGACCCGGACCCCATAGCCTACGCGCTCGCCTTGGCCCGCTGCGCGCGGGAGCGGGCCTACCCTGCCGCCGCACAGCTCCACGGGCACGCCGCCAAACGTGGGGCCGCGTCCCACCGCCGCGTGCGCAATGGGCTCATCCACGCCTACTCCGTCTGCGGGATGCTTTTTGACGCGCGCAAGGTGTTCGACCACGGGCCCGAGGTTGACATGATCGCCTGGAACTGCCTGCTGCGAGGGTACGCGCAGGGCAGGGACACAGGAGCACTCCGGGAGTTCTTCGCGCAGATGCCAGCCCGAGACTCGGTCTCTTGGAACACGGTCATTGCATGGTGTGTTGCGAATGGGGAGCATGAGGAGGCAGTTGCGGTGTTCCGGGAGATGCTGGCAAGCAATGAGTGCCAGCCTGATAGGGTGACATTGGTGAGCGTAATCTCGGCAATCGCGTACTTGGGAGCACTTGCGCAGGGGCTCTGGGCACATGCATATGTTTGCAGGAAAGAGATTGAGGTCGATGAGAAGTTGAGCTCTGCTCTAATAAACATGTACTCCAAGTGTGGTTTCATTGAGGGTGCAGTTTATGTGTTTGAAAATTCGTGTGCGCTGAGGAGCGTGGATACTTGGAATGCTATGTTAGCTGGTTTCACAGCAAGTGGCTGTAGTGAAAGAGCTTTGGAGCTTTTTACTAGAATGGAGTCATCTGGGTTTGTGCCTAACAAAATCACGTTTAACACTTTACTGAATGCTTGCAGCCACGGGGGGTTTGTTGAGGAAGGTATTGGTTATTTTGAGAGAATGACAAATTCGTCTAGTATTGAGCCTGACATTGCCCACTATGGTTGTATGGTGGATCTGTTTTGCCGCGCCGGGCTGTTTGAGAAGGCAGAGGAGATGATTCAGATGATGCCAATGGAGCCAGATGCTGCTGTGTGGAAGGCCCTAGTTGGTGCCTGTAGAACTTACAGCAACTTCGAGTTGGGAAAGAAGGCAGGTCACAGGCTTATTGAGGCTGCACCGAATGATCATGCAGGGTATGTGTTACTATCCAACATTTATGCGCTGGATGGCAACTGGAAAGGAGTGTATAAGGTGAGGAAACTGATGTTGAATTGTGGAGTGCAGAAGGTACCTGGGAGCAGCTCAATAGAACTTGATGGTGTTATTCACGAGTTCATATCTGGAGATAAAAGTCACTCAAGGAAGAGGGATGTATATGAGATGCTAAGCGAGATATGCCAGCAGTTGAAAGTTGCAGGGTATGCTCCAGACACTTCCCAAGTGCTGCTAGATATTGATGATGAGGATGTGAAAGAGAGTTCACTTGCTCTTCACAGCGAGAGGCTTGCACTTGCCTTTGGGCTGATTAGCACTGCACCTGGGACACCTATTAGGATTGTAAAGAACCTCCGGGTCTGTGGAGACTGTCATAATGCGATAAAACTTCTAAGCAAGATTTATGGGAGGTGCATTATGGTCAGGGATGCAAATCGGTTTCATCGTTTCAGAGAAGGATCTTGTTCTTGCGGAGATTACTGGTAA